In Nocardioides sp. InS609-2, a single genomic region encodes these proteins:
- a CDS encoding 3-oxoacyl-ACP reductase family protein: MTVPDMFRLDDKVAIVTGASSGLGVAFAKGLAEAGAHVVLGARRVDRLEQTAELVRAAGRRVLTVATDVASVDDCQSLVDAAMAEFGRVDVLVNNAGIGTAVPATREQPDEFRRVIDVNLNGCYWMAQACGRIMQPGSSIINISSVLGITTGGLPQAAYSASKAGLNGLTRDLASQWTERKGIRVNSIAPGFFESEMTDTYPDGYLDLAMKRVPARRQGDPAELAATVVFLASAAAGYITGQTLPVDGGMTIS; the protein is encoded by the coding sequence ATGACCGTCCCTGACATGTTCCGTCTCGACGACAAGGTCGCCATCGTCACCGGCGCCTCCAGCGGCCTGGGCGTGGCCTTCGCGAAGGGCCTGGCTGAGGCCGGCGCCCACGTGGTGCTCGGCGCCCGCCGCGTCGACCGGCTCGAGCAGACCGCCGAGCTGGTGCGGGCCGCCGGTCGCCGGGTGCTCACCGTCGCCACCGACGTCGCGTCCGTCGATGACTGCCAGTCGCTCGTCGATGCGGCCATGGCGGAGTTCGGCCGGGTGGACGTGCTGGTCAACAACGCCGGCATCGGCACCGCGGTGCCCGCCACCCGCGAGCAGCCCGACGAGTTCCGCCGCGTCATCGACGTCAACCTCAACGGTTGCTACTGGATGGCCCAGGCGTGCGGCCGCATCATGCAGCCCGGCTCGTCGATCATCAACATCTCCTCGGTGCTAGGTATCACTACCGGCGGCCTCCCGCAGGCGGCGTACTCCGCCTCCAAGGCCGGGCTCAACGGTCTCACCCGCGACCTCGCCTCACAGTGGACCGAGCGCAAGGGCATCCGCGTCAACTCGATCGCGCCGGGCTTCTTCGAGTCCGAGATGACCGACACCTACCCCGACGGCTACCTCGACCTCGCGATGAAGCGGGTGCCGGCGCGGCGCCAGGGCGACCCGGCCGAGTTGGCCGCGACCGTGGTGTTCCTCGCCTCGGCCGCTGCCGGCTACATCACCGGTCAGACACTCCCGGTCGACGGTGGCATGACGATCAGCTGA
- a CDS encoding DUF4870 domain-containing protein — translation MSENPYATAPASVSPGEERTLGAVAHAVPLVAMVVSAGLLGFVGSLVIYLLYKDRGPFVRAHAANSLNVQIITGIVLLISIPLMFVLIGFVTYGVALVVAFVLHLLGALKAHRGEWWNPPMTPRFVR, via the coding sequence ATGAGTGAGAACCCGTACGCCACCGCACCCGCTTCCGTCTCACCCGGCGAGGAGCGGACCCTCGGCGCCGTCGCGCACGCCGTGCCCCTCGTCGCGATGGTGGTCAGCGCCGGCCTGCTGGGCTTCGTCGGCTCGCTGGTGATTTACCTGCTCTACAAGGACCGCGGCCCGTTCGTCCGGGCGCACGCGGCCAACTCGCTGAACGTGCAGATCATCACCGGCATCGTGCTGCTGATCTCGATCCCGCTGATGTTCGTGCTGATCGGCTTCGTGACGTACGGCGTCGCGCTGGTCGTCGCGTTCGTGCTGCACCTGCTGGGCGCCCTCAAGGCGCACCGCGGGGAGTGGTGGAACCCGCCGATGACGCCGCGGTTCGTGCGGTAA